The Pygocentrus nattereri isolate fPygNat1 chromosome 17, fPygNat1.pri, whole genome shotgun sequence genome window below encodes:
- the palm1b gene encoding paralemmin 1b, protein MSEALTQQERLQAIAEKRKRQAEIENKRRQLEDDRRQLQHLKSKALRERWLLDGAPSSGENEVQKQLEEDEAKTKQLEKTILRLEQEIEELETGVPAKPTADKQDTPDGPGKVENGVHQPSPQDTTKKAVTGIEAKLQCTSPDAAIENASAEHPVTMVFMGYKNVEDETETKKALGIEDTVKAEFVVIEDGESKGATEGAKDDQAPPNGTTSSPEKNPEEKKNEEAKEEEAKKEKQPCKCCTVM, encoded by the exons ATGTCGGAGGCTTTGACGCAGCAAGAGCGACTTCAGGCCATAGCT GAAAAGAGGAAGCGACAGGCTGAGATAGAGAATAAAAGGAGACAGCTGGAGGACGACCGCAGACAGCTACAACACCTCAAG TCTAAAGCACTGAGGGAGCGATGGCTGCTGGACGGAGCGCCCTCCAGTGGAGAGAATGAAGTTCAGAAGCAGCTGGAGGAGGATGAGGCCAAAACCAAACAGCTGGAGAAAACTATCCTCAG GCTGGAGCAGGAGATCGAGGAGCTGGAGACCGGAGTTCCTGCCAAACCCACCGCAGACAAACAGGAC aCGCCTGATGGTCCTGGGAAAG TGGAGAACGGAGTGCACCAGCCCAGCCCTCAAGACACCACCAAGAAAGCAGTAACGGGTATTGAGGCGAAGCTGCAGTGCACCAGCCCAGACGCCGCCATCGAGAACGCCAGCGCCGAGCATCCGGTCACCATGGTGTTCATGGGCTACAAAAACGTGGAGGACGAGACGGAGACCAAGAAGGCCCTCGGCATCGAGGACACGGTGAAGGCCGAGTTCGTGGTCATCGAGGACGGAGAGAGTAAAGGAGCGACGGAGGGAGCAAAGGACGACCAGGCGCCGCCGAACGGCACCACGTCCAGCCCCGAGAAAAACCCTGAGGAGAAGAAGAATGAGGAGGCCAAAGAGGAGGAGGCCAAGAAGGAGAAGCAGCCATGCAAGTGTTGCACTGTCATGTGA